GCGCGGCCTTAAGATAGCAGGAGGCCGGCCCGGAAAGCACGTGACCCGCCCGGGAATCCCGGACGGGCCACCGATCCGCTCGGCGCCTTCACGCTCGAGCTCAGCTCGCCACCCGCTCCACGACGATGCGCACCCGGTTGTCCGTCACCTGGGCGAAGCCGCCCGCGACGGTGAACTGCTCGGACTCGGCGCCGCGCCGCACGACCAGCCTCCCCGCGCCGAGCAGGGTCAGGAACGGCGCGTGCCGCGGGAGGATGCCGACCAGGCCGTCGTAGGCGGGCGCGACGACCGCGGTGGCCTCGCCGTCGAACAGCTGCCGTTCGGGGGACACCACGGTGACCCGCATCGGCCGCTCCGCTCCGGTCATCAGGCCGCCTCGAGCTTCTTGGCGCGCTCGACGACGTCGTCGATCCCGGCCACCATGTAGAACGCCTGCTCCGGCAGCTCGTCGAACTCGCCCGCGACCACGCGCTCGAACGACTCGATGGTCTCCTCGAGCTTCACGTAGCGGCCCGGCAGGCCGGTGAAGACCTCCGCCACGTGGAACGGCTGCGACAGGAAGCGCTGCACCCGGCGGGCGCGCGCCACGATCTGCTTGTCGTCCTCCGACAGCTCGTCCATGCCGAGGATCGCGATGATGTCCTGGAGGTCCTTGTAGCGCTGGAGAATCTGCTGGACCTGGGTCGCGACCTTGTAGTGGCGGTCGCCGAGGTACTGGGCGTCGAGGATGCGGCTGGCCGAGTCCAGCGGGTCCACCGCGGGGTAGATGCCCAGCTCGAAGATCTGCCGCGACAGCACCACCGTGGCGTCGAGGTGCGCGAACGCCGTGGCCGGCGCGGGGTCGGTGAGATCGTCGGCGGGGACGAAGATCGCCTGCACCGAGGTGATCGAGCCGCGCTTGGTCGAGGTGATGCGCTCCTGGAGGTCGCCCATCTCGGTGCCGAGCGTGGGCTGGTAGCCCACCGCGCTCGGCATGCGCCCCAGCAGGGCGGAGACCTCGGAGCCGGCCTGGGTGAACCGGAAGATGTTGTCGATGAAGACCAGCACGTCCTGGCCCTCGACGTCACGGAAGTACTCCGCGACCGTGAGCCCGGAGAGGCCCACCCGCAGGCGCGCGCCCGGCGGCTCGTTCATCTGGCCGTAGATGAGGGCGGTGGACGGCAGCACCCCGGACTCCTTCATCTCCAGGTACAGGTCGTTCCCCTCGCGGGTCCGCTCGCCGACCCCGCAGAACACCGACCGGCCGCCGTGTCCCATCGCGACATTGTGGATCAGCTCCTGGATGATCACGGTCTTGCCCACGCCCGCGCCGCCGAACAGCCCGATCTTGCCGCCCTTGGCGAACGGGGAGATCAGGTCGATGACCTTGATCCCGGTCTCGAAGACCTCCGTCTTGGGTTGCAGCTCGGTGAACTTCGGCGGCTCGCGGTGGATCGACCAGCGCTCCGCGTCGGATGGGATCGGTTCTCCGCCGTCCACCGGCTCGCCGAGCACGTT
The window above is part of the Gemmatimonadales bacterium genome. Proteins encoded here:
- the atpD gene encoding F0F1 ATP synthase subunit beta, with product MAESNIGKVVQVIGPVIDVEFPPERLPELYTALRVDEAGPAGERVRLVAEVQQHIGRNQVRAVAMSSTDGLVRGMPALDLGGPISVPVGKHALGRILNVLGEPVDGGEPIPSDAERWSIHREPPKFTELQPKTEVFETGIKVIDLISPFAKGGKIGLFGGAGVGKTVIIQELIHNVAMGHGGRSVFCGVGERTREGNDLYLEMKESGVLPSTALIYGQMNEPPGARLRVGLSGLTVAEYFRDVEGQDVLVFIDNIFRFTQAGSEVSALLGRMPSAVGYQPTLGTEMGDLQERITSTKRGSITSVQAIFVPADDLTDPAPATAFAHLDATVVLSRQIFELGIYPAVDPLDSASRILDAQYLGDRHYKVATQVQQILQRYKDLQDIIAILGMDELSEDDKQIVARARRVQRFLSQPFHVAEVFTGLPGRYVKLEETIESFERVVAGEFDELPEQAFYMVAGIDDVVERAKKLEAA